A stretch of the Clostridiales bacterium genome encodes the following:
- a CDS encoding LCP family protein, protein MMKLIAVLLTVCLLIPATGMAVEAREDERGWVDFILVCNEGMNNSGGNAGNTMMVVSMNPDTGKIRLLMMAWDTFIDYPGYDLPQKIDMPYRNNGPEETVKVFNANFGMDIQLFMSLNYLNLASMIDEYGGVTVDVSMAERNALNAMVASKKEAILSQVDLGLLSQMFVDNLAQENYLTEYGPNTKLKGLQAVGYGWLQYDSVYNCCLREVEVIASLFASVGNTIREKAVLYTDEYGAPENLNGRRAINLDNLTDSDYSFFRAQMDPIFQMAYHNLSEDDIHNISLALARASYTGSRQGFDIFDHLEYRIFPLEAKDPYNSVAGTKGHLVDYAANKKAMEDFLFSEEMLTTEEKE, encoded by the coding sequence ATGATGAAACTGATTGCGGTACTGCTGACAGTATGTCTTCTGATTCCTGCAACAGGTATGGCGGTTGAGGCACGGGAGGATGAACGCGGATGGGTAGATTTCATCCTGGTGTGCAATGAGGGTATGAACAATTCCGGCGGAAATGCGGGGAACACAATGATGGTGGTGTCCATGAATCCGGATACCGGCAAGATCCGCCTGCTGATGATGGCTTGGGATACGTTTATCGATTATCCCGGTTATGACCTGCCACAGAAGATTGATATGCCTTACCGGAATAATGGACCGGAAGAAACCGTAAAGGTCTTCAATGCCAACTTTGGTATGGATATTCAACTATTCATGTCTCTGAATTACCTGAACCTGGCGTCCATGATTGATGAATACGGCGGCGTTACCGTTGATGTCTCCATGGCGGAGCGCAATGCGTTGAACGCAATGGTTGCCTCGAAGAAGGAAGCTATTCTGTCCCAGGTAGACCTTGGATTGCTCAGCCAGATGTTTGTGGATAACCTGGCCCAGGAGAACTACTTGACCGAATATGGTCCCAATACCAAACTGAAAGGCCTGCAGGCAGTCGGATACGGATGGCTGCAATATGACTCAGTATATAATTGCTGCCTTCGCGAAGTGGAAGTCATAGCTTCCCTGTTTGCGAGCGTTGGTAATACCATCCGGGAGAAGGCGGTTCTGTATACTGATGAATATGGTGCTCCGGAGAACCTGAATGGCCGCCGGGCCATCAACCTGGACAATTTGACAGACAGCGATTATTCTTTCTTCCGTGCACAGATGGATCCGATTTTCCAGATGGCGTACCATAATCTTTCTGAGGATGATATTCACAATATTTCTTTGGCGCTTGCCCGGGCTTCCTATACAGGTTCCAGGCAGGGATTCGATATTTTTGACCATCTGGAATACCGGATTTTCCCGTTGGAAGCCAAAGATCCGTATAACTCGGTTGCCGGTACCAAGGGGCATCTCGTGGATTATGCCGCCAATAAAAAAGCTATGGAGGATTTCCTGTTCTCAGAGGAAATGCTGACAACAGAGGAAAAAGAGTGA